From a single Vanessa atalanta chromosome 26, ilVanAtal1.2, whole genome shotgun sequence genomic region:
- the LOC125074006 gene encoding uncharacterized protein LOC125074006, which translates to MVLVANAGLRTPSGALAHYLTAYTPESLARSDYLRPPLSPARVQPRSSLSLRADSADVDMKHRIPHTSSVYALRRQGRVRSPVSPPCDCLPVDPIPPPELFDF; encoded by the coding sequence ATGGTGCTCGTCGCCAACGCGGGCCTCCGGACGCCGTCAGGTGCGTTGGCTCACTACCTCACGGCGTACACCCCGGAGTCGCTGGCCCGCAGCGACTACCTGCGCCCGCCGCTGTCGCCCGCGCGCGTGCAGCCGCGCTCGTCGCTGTCGCTGCGCGCGGACAGCGCCGACGTCGACATGAAGCATCGCATCCCGCACACGTCCAGCGTGTACGCGCTGCGCAGGCAGGGCCGCGTGCGCTCGCCCGTGTCGCCGCCGTGCGACTGCCTGCCCGTCGACCCGATACCTCCGCCGGAGCTGTTCGATTTTTGA
- the LOC125073868 gene encoding uncharacterized protein LOC125073868: protein MIDFGHNHSQRRTANYAGVIEFSSALTLSREFYSLTFLIRWDGNPSPTEKNDLPVATAQWGWKMSQTGPGTIGHYFVRLPESEQQVRYVADGSGYHGTVAVTTSDQQHVHTTNFALGERAIELNSQVPNTYQNTATNGSQLNRSGLQQVQSPIDIYFLQQQYPMQGQIVHITPNTPQNFLQFTSLPSFYYTEETNENGPVVRIFKDHNCRNEDNHANNEERVSKLQKTTETTASVPNFKEHNVHGNFGERDKPTYHRESNYNVNSNDRSQRFYYSTEISHPTTVKPLSYTAHEGISRLVASTQDLISNEDLLRINHAAERIVNSHTDDIIKPKRRSNSRKLNYNYYGPEEDSRNRITVSAKYGNIVESELNQPQIVQRQNFQTATNEYKFASPIVVDDTNYGSYKQQIVNNLMSTMVPYIDNGYEIVDVRNSLNENYTYSEENKSDEDLVNITPRPVSQKYLAPITVALRLLNSNDSNVFNNVDDHEASDSEFITNTVENPRRDKTIVEIQESIPVEITHINEVEYHEYLDEGRSNQENPLGLVKSLYQKYLESLDASHNNKNAYQNTNSPQNNYNENNNENSPEILESSENEPTDVQEQASSDNRNSYTSYYNTDNKIIQPIIIEKQVPVTTYVDRFIEKKVPYPEPVEVVKQVPVDRPVPVPVHYETIVEKPVEVTRYVDKPFPVEVLKPYPVEVRVPYPVEHKVYIDRPVHVPYPVEKVVEKQLIQHVPVPTPVGIPVGIHIPVEKKVLYPIPVETPVPVAVPIEKHVPYEKIVEKEVPVPYPVEKKVPYPVRHEVKVPVPYPVEKRVPYPVEKIVEKPVTVTKVVEKHIKVPFPHPVRVEVPRPYPVDRIVEKKVPYPVHVDRIVEKKVPVQVPYPVKTVVEKIVEKPVVVTKYIDKPYPVEKRVPYPVEKIVERKVPYPVHIPVEVKVPYAVERNTQKPEPYQFEKVEPTTLYSYGITQEALSNVANYLRYQQEQYKQPIPNYLKSNADSYGSQQAESQRNYQIQLANAQLLKNLQNATPVHSTRWGNHYASSYNYLNSTIDSKKPSNTNSQENYKYYGPPPLKNYNNEWENNKDYSERIRRTDRTPKMTNLRIEYGGFKPPLIPSTEVDLDGIPINNKE, encoded by the exons ATGATCGATTTTGGGCACAATCATTCTCAACGGAGaacagccaactacgcaggagtTATCGAGTTCTCAAGTGCGCTAACACTGAGTAGAGAGTTCTATTCCCTCACTTTtctaatccgatgggacggcaatccGTCGCCAACGGAGAAA AATGATCTCCCGGTTGCGACGGCGCAGTGGGGGTGGAAGATGAGTCAAACGGGACCCGGGACTATCGGACATTACTTCGTTAGATTACCagag TCAGAACAACAAGTGCGCTACGTAGCTGACGGTAGCGGCTACCACGGTACTGTCGCTGTCACCACCAGTGACCAGCAACATGTGCATACCACCAACTTTGCTCTGGGAGAGCGAGCTATTGAACTAAACTCTCAg GTGCCAAATACTTACCAAAATACAGCCACCAACGGAAGTCAATTGAACAGAAGCGGCCTTCAACAAGTACAATCAcccattgatatatattttcttcaacAACAATATCCTATGCAAGGACAAATTGTACACATAACTCCTAACACTCCACAAAACTTCTTACAGTTCACATCTCTACCTAGCTTTTACTACACCGAAG AAACTAATGAAAACGGACCCGTTGTGAGAATCTTCAAAGATCACAACTGTCGAAACGAAGATAACCACGCTAATAATGAAGAACGTGTAAGTAAATTACAAAAGACAACCGAAACAACTGCAAGCGTACCTAACTTTAAAGAACATAACGTTCACGGAAATTTCGGAGAACGAGACAAACCAACATATCATCGCGAGTCTAATTACAATGTCAATTCCAACGATAGAAGCCAAAGATTCTATTATTCTACTGAAATAAGCCATCCCACAACGGTCAAACCTTTATCTTATACAGCACATGAAGGTATCTCGAGGTTAGTAGCATCGACACAGGATTTGATATCAAATGAAGATCTTTTAAGAATTAATCACGCAGCAGAGAGAATAGTTAACAGCCATACTGATGATATTATAAAACCTAAACGTCGCTCCAATTCAAGAAAGTTAAACTACAACTACTACGGACCTGAAGAAGATTCTAGAAATAGAATAACAGTGTCAGCTAAGTATGGAAATATCGTAGAAAGCGAATTGAACCAACCGCAGATAGTTCAAAGACAAAACTTTCAAACAGcaacaaatgaatataaattcgCTTCGCCTATCGTTGTCGATGATACAAATTATGGCAGTTATAAACAGCAAATAGTGAACAATTTGATGTCAACGATGGTACCGTATATAGACAATGGCTATGAAATTGTCGATGTCAGAAATAGTCTAAATGAAAACTATACTTATTCCGAAGAGAATAAATCCGACGAAGATTTAGTCAACATCACACCACGACCAgttagtcaaaaatatttagcacCTATCACCGTCGCTTTAAGATTACTCAACTCAAATGATTCTAACGTATTTAACAATGTCGATGATCATGAAGCATCTGACAgcgaatttattacaaatacagtTGAAAATCCCCGACGTGACAAAACCATTGTGGAAATACAAGAGTCAATACCTGTAGAAATCACTCATATAAATGAGGTTGAATATCATGAATATTTAGATGAAGGTAGAAGCAATCAAGAAAACCCATTGGGACTAGTGAAATCTCTATATCAAAAATACTTAGAATCTTTGGACGCatcacataataataaaaatgcgtaCCAAAATACAAACAGCccacaaaataattacaatgaaaacaataatgaaaattCCCCAGAAATTTTAGAATCTAGTGAGAATGAACCGACTGATGTTCAAGAACAAGCGAGTTCGGATAACCGAAATTCATATACAAGTTATTacaacacagataataaaatcattcaacCGATAATTATTGAAAAGCAAGTACCGGTAACAACATATGTAGATCGTTTTATCGAGAAGAAAGTACCATATCCAGAACCAGTTGAAGTTGTAAAGCAAGTGCCAGTAGATCGGCCAGTACCGGTGCCAGTGCATTATGAGACAATAGTGGAGAAACCGGTGGAAGTAACTAGATATGTAGATAAACCTTTCCCCGTTGAAGTTCTAAAACCATATCCGGTTGAAGTCAGAGTGCCATATCCAGTGGAACACAAGGTTTATATTGACCGTCCAGTACATGTTCCGTATCCAGTTGAGAAAGTTGTCGAAAAACAGTTAATACAACATGTTCCCGTGCCGACGCCGGTTGGAATTCCAGTTGGAATCCATATTCCCGTTGAAAAGAAAGTATTATACCCTATACCGGTCGAAACTCCAGTACCCGTGGCTGTCCCAATTGAAAAGCATGTCCCATATGAGAAAATTGTAGAAAAAGAAGTCCCAGTGCCCTATCCCGTAGAGAAAAAAGTTCCGTATCCCGTCAGGCATGAAGTAAAGGTTCCAGTTCCGTACCCAGTAGAGAAAAGGGTACCATATCCCGTTGAAAAAATTGTTGAAAAACCTGTAACTGTTACGAAAGTGGTCGAAAAGCACATAAAAGTGCCTTTTCCTCATCCAGTCCGAGTGGAAGTACCAAGACCTTACCCCGTTGATAGGATAGTCGAGAAAAAGGTACCATATCCTGTCCACGTTGATCGAATCGTTGAAAAAAAAGTGCCAGTCCAAGTACCTTATCCCGTAAAGACAGTTGTCGAGAAAATCGTTGAAAAGCCAGTAGTTGTTACAAAGTATATCGATAAACCGTATCCTGTCGAAAAACGTGTTCCATATCCAGTTGAAAAAATCGTAGAACGAAAAGTTCCCTACCCTGTCCACATACCAGTGGAGGTCAAAGTCCCTTATGCTGTCGAAAGGAACACACAAAAACCCGAACCGTACCAATTCGAAAAAGTTGAACCGACAACACTTTATAGCTACGGCATTACTCAAGAAGCTCTTTCAAATGTAGCGAATTATTTAAGATATCAACAGGAACAGTATAAACAACCCATCCCAAATTACTTGAAAAGTAACGCTGATAGTTACGGTTCACAACAAGCTGAATCACAACGAAATTACCAAATACAACTCGCCAACGCGCAGCTTTTGAAAAATCTGCAAAACGCAACGCCCGTCCACTCGACGCGCTGGGGAAATCACTATGCTTCTTCGTATAACTATTTGAATTCTACCATCGATTCTAAAAAACCATCAAACACTAACAGTCaagaaaattacaaatattacggTCCGCCGCCgttgaaaaattacaataatgaatgggaaaataataaagattactCAGAGAGGATCAGAAGGACTGACAGAACACCCAAAATGACGAACTTGAGGATAGAATACGGAGGATTCAAGCCTCCGTTAATTCCAAGCACAGAGGTCGATTTAGATGGTATACCCATCAATAACAAAGAATAA